Below is a genomic region from Sinorhizobium meliloti.
CGGCGTATCCGAAAAGGTGACGCGCGTCTTCCAGGGGCTGCTGCTGTTCTTCGTGCTGTCTTGCGACGCGCTCATTCACTACCGCATCCGGCTGGTGTGGGACCGCTTCGCAGCGGTCAGGACGGAGGAGGCGCACTGATGGGCATAGTCGAAGCAATCCTCTTCAGCGTCATCACGGCTGCGACGCCGCTGGTCCTCGCCGCCCTGGGCGAACTCGTCGCCGAGCGGTCCGGCGTGCTCAATCTCGGCGTCGAAGGCATGATGATCATGGGAGCTGTCTGCGCCTTCGCGGCGACGCAGCTCAGCGGCTCGCCCTATGTCGGAATTCTTGCCGGCATTGCTGCCGGCGCCGTGTTTTCGCTGCTGTTCGGCTTCCTGACGCTGACGCTTGTTGCCAACCAGGTAGCGACCGGCCTGGCGCTGACTCTCCTCGGGCTCGGCGTTTCCGGGATGCTCGGAGAAAGTTTCCTCGGCATGCAGGGGATCAAGCTGCAGCCGATCGCGATCCCGCTCCTGTCGAAGATACCCGTGGTCGGACCGCTTTTGTTTCGGCAGGACGCCATATTCTATGCGTCGGTCGCGATCGTGGTGGGCGTCCATCTGTTTCTGTTCAGGAGCCGTGCGGGATTGAAGTTGCGGGCGGTGGGCGACAGCCACGCCTCGGCCCACGCCCTCGGCGTGAACGTCATTCTCACCCGCTACCTGGCCGTTCTTTTCGGCGGCGCCTGCGCCGGACTTGCCGGCGCGCAACTGTCGCTCGTCTACACGCCTCAATGGGTGGAGAACATGTCGGCCGGCCGGGGCTGGATCGCGCTGGCATTGGTGGTTTTCGCCTCGTGGCGGCCCTGGCGAGTCGTCGCCGGAGGATATCTCTTCGGAGCCGTATCGATCAGTCAGCTTCATGCCCAGGCCTTCGGCATCGGCATTCCCTCGCAGTTTCTCACTGCGCTTCCCTATCTCGCGACGATTGTCGTACTCATTCTCATATCGCATAACCGGCGCATGACCCTGATCAACACGCCGGCATCGCTCGGCAAGCCGTTTGTGCCGGACCGGTGAAGAACAACAGCCAGACGGACATTTCTCAAACCGACAGAGGTCAAAAATGAAAAAACTACTCGTCGCCCTCGCAACCACCGTCGCCGTGCTCGGCATCGCGCCGGCCGCAAGCGCTCAGGAAAAGGCAAAGATCTGCTTCATCTATGTCGGCTCGAAGACAGACGGCGGCTGGACCCAGGCCCACGACATCGGCCGCCAGGAGCTAGAAAAGGAACTCGCCGACAAGATCGAAACGCAGTTCCTGGAAAACGTGCCGGAAGGTCCGGACGCCGAACGCGCGATCGAGCGCCTGGCGCGTTCCGGCTGCGGCCTGATCTTCACCACCTCCTTCGGCTTCATGGATGCAACGATCAAGATCGCGGGCAAATTCCCGGATGTGAAGTTCGAGCACGCGACCGGCTACAAGACCGCGCCGAACGTCGCCACCTATAACAGCCGTTTTTACGAAGGCCGTTACATCCAGGGCCAGATCGCCGCGAAAATGTCCGAAAAGGGCGTTGCCGGCTATATCGCCTCCTTCCCGATTCCCGAGGTGGTGATGGGCATCAACGCCTTCGTCATCGGTGCCCGGGCGGTCAATCCGGATTTCAAGATCAAGGTCGTATGGGCGAACACCTGGTTCGATCCGGGCAAGGAAGCGGACGCCGCCAAGGCGCTCATCGATCAGGGTGTCGATATCATCACGCAGCATACCGACACGACCGCGCCGATGCAGGTCGCCGCCGAGCGCGGTATCAAGGCCTTCGGTCAGGCATCCGACATGATTGCCGCCGGCCCGCAGACGCAATTGACTGCGATCGTCGATACCTGGGGCGCCTATTACGTGAAGCGCACCAAGGCCTTCCTCGATGGAACGTGGTCGACGACTTCGAGCTGGGATGGTCTGAAGGACGGCATCCTGACCATGGCGCGCTACACGAACATGCCTGATGACGTGAAGGCGATGGCGGAAGCGACGGAGGCGAAAATCAAATCCGGCGAGCTGAAGCCGTTTACCGGTCCGCTCAACAAGCAGGACGGCAGCCCGTGGCTGAAAGAGGGCGAAACTGCCGACGACGCGACGCTGCTCGGCATGAACTTCTATGTCGAAGGCGTCGACGACAAGCTGCCGCAATAGTCGAACGTCCGAAACACGGCAACCCCGCGCCTCGCGCGCGGGGTTTTCTATAGTCCGACCCGGCCTACCTGCAGCTCTCTGCAGGCCTTTCAGGAATCGTCTATTCGATCTAGTGTTGATCGTCGCCGGCAAGAATCACGCTGACGATGAGGAGTTTCCTGGGGAGGATTGGTTGAAGAGCGTGCTTGAGACCGTGATATCCGGCACGCCGAAGCGGACGAGCCATGCACAGGTCGTGGATCAGCTCGGCAAGGCGATCGTTTCGGGCGAGTTCCCGGTCGGCAGCATTCTCCCCGGAGATCCTGAATTGGCGCTGCGTTTCCGCGTCTCGCGGACGGTACTGCGCGAAGCGATGAAGACGCTTGCCGCCAAGGGCATGATCGTACCGCGCGCCCGGATCGGCACACGCGTCACGCCCCGCAAGGAGTGGAACCTCTTCGACAGCGACATTCTCACCTGGCACTTCGCCTGCGGCGTCGACGAGGATTTTCTCTATCATCTGAGCGAGGTGCGGCTGGCCTTCGAGACGCATGCCGCGGCACTGGCCGCAAGAAACGCATCGGACGCGGAAATCGCGGGGATGATGCGGCTCGCCGTCGCCATGGGCGAGGCGAGTCACACCCCCGAGAGTCTCGCCGTAGCGGACCTCAAGTTTCATCTCTCCGTCATCGAAGCGTCCGGCAATCCCTTTCTGCGTACCGTCGGCGGCTTGATCGAGGCAGCCCTTGTGGGCGTCTTCAAGCTCAGTTCGCCGACCGCCGAGAAAGGCGGTATCGACGAGGTTGCGCGCAACCATATCCGCATCGTCGAGGCGATCGGCAAAAGGGACGAGGCGGCTGCACGCCTGGCGATGGAGCACGTGATCAAGGTGGGGCGTGCGCGTATCCGTCAGGCGCTGAGCGGAGGCAAGGCGAAGGCTTGACCGGAACCTCGTCGCGCACCTTAGCTCCTGCCGTGAAATCCTGCAGGTGACCTTGCCCGAACTTGCGGCTTAGCCTATCTGGGATGGGGGCAGTCGCGAGGCCGCCCCTTTTTCAACGGTGAACCGGAGACTATGTTCGAGCTTCTTGTCATTTTCCTTCTGCTTTTGATCAACGCTTTCTTCGCGTTGTCGGAAATGGCAATCGTCTCGGCAAGCAAACCGCTGCTTCGTCAGATGGTGAAGCAGGGCAACCGGCGCGCGGAGGCCGCGCTCAAGCTCGCCGAGGACCCGGGCAAGTTCCTGTCGACGGTACAGGTCGGCATCACCCTTGTCGGCATCCTCGCCGGCGCCTATGGCGGCGCGACGATCGCTGC
It encodes:
- a CDS encoding ABC transporter permease, producing the protein MGIVEAILFSVITAATPLVLAALGELVAERSGVLNLGVEGMMIMGAVCAFAATQLSGSPYVGILAGIAAGAVFSLLFGFLTLTLVANQVATGLALTLLGLGVSGMLGESFLGMQGIKLQPIAIPLLSKIPVVGPLLFRQDAIFYASVAIVVGVHLFLFRSRAGLKLRAVGDSHASAHALGVNVILTRYLAVLFGGACAGLAGAQLSLVYTPQWVENMSAGRGWIALALVVFASWRPWRVVAGGYLFGAVSISQLHAQAFGIGIPSQFLTALPYLATIVVLILISHNRRMTLINTPASLGKPFVPDR
- a CDS encoding BMP family ABC transporter substrate-binding protein: MKKLLVALATTVAVLGIAPAASAQEKAKICFIYVGSKTDGGWTQAHDIGRQELEKELADKIETQFLENVPEGPDAERAIERLARSGCGLIFTTSFGFMDATIKIAGKFPDVKFEHATGYKTAPNVATYNSRFYEGRYIQGQIAAKMSEKGVAGYIASFPIPEVVMGINAFVIGARAVNPDFKIKVVWANTWFDPGKEADAAKALIDQGVDIITQHTDTTAPMQVAAERGIKAFGQASDMIAAGPQTQLTAIVDTWGAYYVKRTKAFLDGTWSTTSSWDGLKDGILTMARYTNMPDDVKAMAEATEAKIKSGELKPFTGPLNKQDGSPWLKEGETADDATLLGMNFYVEGVDDKLPQ
- a CDS encoding FadR/GntR family transcriptional regulator translates to MKSVLETVISGTPKRTSHAQVVDQLGKAIVSGEFPVGSILPGDPELALRFRVSRTVLREAMKTLAAKGMIVPRARIGTRVTPRKEWNLFDSDILTWHFACGVDEDFLYHLSEVRLAFETHAAALAARNASDAEIAGMMRLAVAMGEASHTPESLAVADLKFHLSVIEASGNPFLRTVGGLIEAALVGVFKLSSPTAEKGGIDEVARNHIRIVEAIGKRDEAAARLAMEHVIKVGRARIRQALSGGKAKA